GTTTGGCccattttaaacagaaaaatgtcacgaatacgaTGGTACATATTTCAtgaagaaatatttgaaaacgaAAAGATTTTTGTTTATAGGCGACAGGTTAGTGTCGGTACGCGTTACAAGTGACACTTTGACACGAACTTTCTTCGGAGACATTTACGCAATGATCAGAGATTGCTCGTACAGATTGCAAGAGATAAGCGGCCGGTGTCGTTATCGGGTAAAAACGATGAATCTCCCACAAGTACATAATATTTCAGAAGAACAAATACCGCTAATCTTCGGCCAATCGTGGATCTCAGTTCTTTCCGAGGTATATAAAACAGGAACGGATCGTTAATTGCACAGTGTTACGACCGCGCGTAATTAGGCTGACTATGGCGTCTATGAAAATTTTGGTGATCACCGGTCTGCTGGCTGTCCAGCTCCTGGAGGTCTACGGCCATGGGATGATGATGGACCCCGTGTCCAGGAGCAGTGCATGGAGAAAAGGATTCCCCGTTGAGCCGAACTATGACGACATGGGTCTTTTCTGCGGAGGATACCAAGTAAGATCCTGGCTAGATCATTACAGATCATTGACATGTTGACTGACACGCGTGCATCTTGAAGGGTCCCCTGAAGTTGAAGTGGTTCAGTTAGTCTGACCGAAAACgctaaattataatttattatattgtactAACACTTATTATATTGTACCAACACTATTAATAATTGAAGAATAGATTTTCACGTAGCGCCTGAAGACTGCAACACGTAATACTCAGTTGTAAGGATGGCAGTCGGTCAAAGGGGCAGTCTTTGAGTAATGGCGTCGCTTTTCTAATCATTTCGGCATCCGTTACAGGTTCAGTTCGAACAAAATGGTGGACGATGTGGTCTGTGCGGCGACAACTATGCCCTTCCTCAACCTAGACCCAATGAGAACGGTGGAACTTATGGAAGAGGTGTGATTGTGAAAAGGTAAAGATCACTTGTTGATAGTATCATCTAATACAAATTGCATTTTTCATTCTTGTCAATCATACTTTACGAATGCATTACACAATGATAAATTACACCAGGTACAACCGTGGTCAGACAATCAACGTAAACGTGAAGTTAACTGCCAACCACAAGGGAACCTTCACTTTCCACCTGTGCCCCCTTCAAGGGAGCGGCCAATTGGAGACCGAAAGCTGCTTCAATCGTTATCCTCTTCAGTTAGCCGACGGTTCCAGGTCTAGCAAGGTCCCTAGCGGTCAATTCGAATTCAACATACCTGTTCGCCTACCTGGAGGTGTCACCTGCGAGCAGTGCGTCATCAGGTGGACCTACAGGACCGGAAACAACTGGGGAGAGTGCGACGATGGCACCTCTGCTTTGGGCTGTGGGCCGCAGGAGACCTTCAAGAACTGTGCTGATGTTACCATCTCCTaaacagaaaattttcaaataggCTGCAATAAATAGTATActcaaaaatttgttaaattaaattatgtTGATTATAGGAAACAGCAACATGTTAAAATTCATGTCAACACTCCGACACTGGCTTGTTTCCAATTTGCCTTAAAAAGTGTTCCTTTTTGGCTTTCAAATGGCACCCATCTGTTTCTCTCgcgaatacataaaatccgcagtctaattaacaAGTATGAATTTGCTGAACAGTGTGCAACGAATGACAGaatttaataacatttttatatcctCCAGTGCCCGATAAAAATCTGTAATAATTTGCTTTGCACTCCAACGGTAACGATACAAGTCGGTTGCTTTGCGAAATTAGCGCATAATTCAGTCGACGAAGGATCGGAGAAATTCCGTTAATCATTGGTCGGGAATTTTTACGATACTCGGGTAATTAAAGCACGGGATCGAAAGCGTGGAACAGTATGCCTAGCCGTgcgaatatattattttaatggtCCTGAATAAAAACGGGACGGAGAAATTGCGAGCGCGTGGCAATGAACGGCCGAACGGCTGACAAACAGCTGTTTCGCCCGCCGTTAAATAAATCGAGCGTAATTCGGCGGCCGTAATTGCGTCATTAACGACAGGGTCGCGCGTAAATTCGCGGGGCAACGATAATTGCGACGACCCCAAGCGCCACCGGGAATTCGAGCAATTACCGTATCTGCGCGCGGGCGACCTCTTTCGATCGTTGTCGTACTCGAACTGTATGCCATCCAGCTGCAAATCGATCGATTTATCCGCGAATATGAACGAAAACGACTCGATTCGCAACACTCGTAGCGATTTAGTACATGCTAAAATGGGAATTGTTCGACATAGTTTGCGTAGACGAGGTTCAAGGATTAATACAACAGTGATTTTATTGTTAAGTTCTAATCTAAGTATCTTTATAATTTAGCAACGGAAGAAACCATCGATTCTGTACGCGGATTGTTTGTCAAGTGACACGAAAGTTGTGTGCCTAATTTTTCCGATGTTTAACCCGCGACGGTCTTTGTACCCCAGGGATAATTTACTCGGCTCTTGTAACTTGACAAACCGGAAGTCCTCCGGCCGCCATTATTTAAATGCTCGAAAGCCCCATGAGACGGCACGCGGGGTTTCTGTTCACAAAACCAGGTGGTTAGTCATCGGGCACACCTCCCGGATTTTCCAATGGCCTATCTGTTTCGAGAATCGCCGTATTTCGACCCGGTCCTTAGCATTACAATGAGCACGATTGTTCTTCGCCGGGACCGTCGTGGAATTATAATCACTGGAGCGCAGTATTAATGTACTGATTATGAGAATGGTACGGTGATATACGTAACAATGCGAACATTAATAGAATTTTAAGAGGTCGTTACTCAATCaaattttgttgcaatttaggcGGGCGATTTTATTTTACGCAGAAGACTGTAGTATAATTGTTAGGTGATTAAATGAAAAGTAGCTTGATGGCATATGatgtatttatacatatatgaaATAATCTGTAAATGACAAGGTTGTGAAGAAAGAGCGATGAATCAATTTACTAGTAGAATCAATAAAGGACGCAATATTTATtggttattaatagactgcggattttatgaatttctaaCAGAAATGGAGTCGTCAGATACGAAACTATACAGACGTTAGAATAATTTAAGGATGTTATATTATTATTGAGTTGCTAAGTCagaatttattatattatactaacACTTCCTGCACTGTTGTATTTTAAGTAGCGCCTGAAGACTGCAACACGTAATACACAGTTGCAAGGATGGCAATCAGTCAAAGGGGCAGTCTTTGAGCAATGGCGTCGCTTTTCTAATCATTTCACCATTTGTTACAGGTTCAATTCGAACAAAATGGTGGACGATGTGGCCTCTGTGACGACAACTATGCCCTTCCTCGACCTGGACCCAATGGGAACGATGGAATCTATGGAAAAGATGTGATCGTGGAGAGGTAAAGATCATTTGTTGATAGTATCATCTAACAATCGATCACAGTTGctcaacaatttaaaaaatgtaaggcACCGATCGAGAATCGTCTAGAAAGATAAAGCAGCCGGAGAGCGATTTCCTAGCCTCGAGAACTTCGAATCCAGTTCAGCGACAGCATGACATAAGACACGAACACGAACAAGCTAGATCATTAGGAACGCGAGGCATAGATCACACAGACGCACGTGCACCAGCGCAGCTCTTAAGTCGGTTTTTCTCCGTAAAAGAATTCTTTATCTGAAAGTATTATTACCGAAGACACAACCTCTGGCAATTAGAGGAGGGTTCCGTTCTTTTAGACGTCGACTGGAGCTCTGCTATTTTGCATTGCATGACCCAATAATTCGATAATGGCCGACGCACAAGGCTCGAGAAGCGGCTGTGTTTGACTTTGCAGAAACGGAGGCGTGTCGTCACCCTGACCCACTGACGCTTTCTCCGGGAGAAGGTTTGCACGCCATTTGTTGTCCCGATGAGTTCTGCGTTGGACAGAGAGATCAAAGAAATGAATCGCCTAAACCTAGATCATAGACACGGACTTATGCTCCAGTTAATGGGTGTAGCCGGACAAGGAGGTCAGAAGTGCCCCCAAACTAAATtcaatttgcaataattatccaaagaaaatattttctgccaaTTTTCAACTCTGTATGTCGACGTGGGGGATAGTAAgagggtgacaaagaaaatcaggtttttccgtaactTCTCTCATTCTCTTcagttgaaaattctgaaaataatcAGGCCCATTTTAGCTATTAGCATGCacatctgtgaattttttcagaatttttaacttcgaaaccgaattttaagaaatgaaaaaagttttgaaatgccgatttcttgtagaagttacgAGTTTCAGCGTCTCGTTGTGGTTGTTAACATAACAACttgttcagatttttcaaagtggcggCACATAGTGCACTTTGCTCGTCACGTTGGTATGTTTTACAATGTAAAATTATAACGCGCATCATGCACAGCAATGTTGCACAATGAGAATCTACATAATTTTTTTGAGCTGTGTGAGTCTCATGGCTACGAGATGAGCAGGAGAAACAGATCGCACCGTCCCATAAAATATTCAGGGACTTCCTGCTGGAAATACCCAGAGTAACATGACTCTTTTGCCTCATCGTCATCTCTCAATCGTTCGAACCTGTAGATCCGTGTTCGATAATCGTTTGGTTTCATCAGTGGATCTCTTACATTAACGTGATAAATGTTAATCTCCAAAATTCccataaaatcaaaattctatttcaatttataattctttaaaaaaacactcgaacaaaatgaaatagATTCAATCATTTCCCGTTAAAAAGTCTTCAAAATCTAAATTCttaataaaatatacaaaatcgATCGCATGGCCAGCACAGCTGTATTTACTATTAAATAGTTAAATAGACaatattaaatagtaatagttaaataatagtataatatagtaatatTGTATTGTTTAGTATAgtaatattgtttaatatagTAATATTAAATAGTTAATCCTTCTAGAAATgcgcaatttaaaatgtgcATGCAAATTAATTGCACACACTTCGGAGTCTATAATTGTCTCACGCGTCACCGAACGAAA
This genomic interval from Halictus rubicundus isolate RS-2024b chromosome 15, iyHalRubi1_principal, whole genome shotgun sequence contains the following:
- the LOC143361380 gene encoding uncharacterized protein LOC143361380, which codes for MASMKILVITGLLAVQLLEVYGHGMMMDPVSRSSAWRKGFPVEPNYDDMGLFCGGYQVQFEQNGGRCGLCGDNYALPQPRPNENGGTYGRGVIVKRYNRGQTINVNVKLTANHKGTFTFHLCPLQGSGQLETESCFNRYPLQLADGSRSSKVPSGQFEFNIPVRLPGGVTCEQCVIRWTYRTGNNWGECDDGTSALGCGPQETFKNCADVTIS